AACTGTGAATAGACCTACCTCTGAAATGGtgcctcttttttttttttgttcaCACAAGTTTACCGGGCGTTCCAGAGACCATGCCCACAACACCCCTTGCTGTCCCTCGAAGATCTCTTCCAGAGTTACGAGCAGCCAACAGGGAGATCACCAGACAAGCCCCGACGAAAGCGGTACTATGAATGTGGCGCAACAATTATTAAATTAATCTCACTTCGCCCACCTGAATGATAATGATAGAGCAAGAGTGAGGCAGATACGTACAATTTGTAAAAAGTCGTGCGAGAGAGCTgtcgctcttcttctgaagTGCGCGATGATGCGAAGATGGCTGGTAGAGAGTTAAAGAGTTAGGAtgcttccctttttttgctGCTTGACTCGTGATTAGCTATACATTGGGCACTCACACCTGAGGTTGGGAAGAGCCATGGCTAGACGATGGTTATCGACAGATGTTTGCTGGAAGTCCGatggaggaaagaatgggTGGTGACTCAAAAAGGTCTCAAATGATGAcgataataataaaagaACGGAAACATGGGCGATTATAATTATTATTAGCGCCCAGCAGATCTACCGCCAAAACAAATCCGCAACCTCCTCAAAATCTACACAAATCAGATAACTCTTacgcctccttcttttaATACCTTTTTACATTGTGAAACTTGTCAGTAATGTTCAAGAAACGCTCAAGACCGACTTCTGTCCGAGACAAATCAAGAATTGAGGAGGCTGAGGGATCTGGAaacgaagaaaaggtggCGTCTGGATCCGGTACTCCTATTGTGGACGAGCAGGAAGATGATACTGGGTAAAGTcattcatccatctccacttCTGGATTCTTTATCTTGATTTTATTTTTACAATCATCTAACGTTGAACTTGTGACTGTAGTCGAACAGTGGAAGAGCTCCTCATGCTtaaaaagttgaagaaatCACAGTCAAGACAAGGGATCGATCTCGAAAAGCTCAATCGTGGCGAggaaatgaagaggaaaggcaagaagaaggaggatccAGCGGAGAAATACGGTCTGCAACCAGGCAGAGGGATGGGCCGAGGCgatggagaaaaggaaaaagatgagTAAGTGGAAGACATATGCCTATGGAATCCAGTTCTTGACGTTGACGTGACGTTTcagagagatggaggacGAAGCCGAACGAGCAAAGAGGTTGGTACGGGTGAACAACTTTACTCAACAAACCAATGCTCTGGATGTGGACAAGCATATGTATGTCACTCTTTCTTTGGTGACTGGGCTGCCGCTGAATTGAGTATATAACAGGATGGCGTATATAGAAGCGGAGCTTGCTAAACGTCGTGGTCAGGCGGCTGACACAACTGACAAGTCAGCAATTGAAGACAACGACCCGCAAGCGGAGCTCTACAGAATTGCGGAAAAGTATCAATTCGAAAcccggaagaagaaggcggatgatgaaggaaatgTGACGAACAGTCTGGGGATGTTGACGAGTATACCCGAGGTTGATCTCGGAATGGAGTAAGCCTTTACAActtcccccccccccccatcGGAGTCTTGTCTGGATGGGCTAACGGCATTAATCAGTAATCGTCTGAAAAACATCGAAATGACCGAAAAGGCGAAGAGGGACATGTTGGAGCAGCGCAAGCAAGAGGCAGCAGCtgcagcggcagcagccAAAGAGGCCGAGGACCCAGGCTATTCAGCAGCTAGATGTGAGTTGCATGTCGGTCTCTTCGTAGATGGAGCTGATGATTTGACTAGTTTACCGTCCCAATCAAAAATCAGCTTCCGATATATACGTTAATTCTGAGAAGCGACGAACGACTGGCGTTCCAAGGCAAGAATCGGCGACTGACGAGCAGGTGTATGAGAGGTTCAAGAAAAGGTGGGACAAGCTTCctcgattttttttttcgtttAGAGTCGGGCTGACCATGCCAACAGGATGAAACGCTAATTATCATGTTGTCATAATAATATCAATGCATAAATTCGTAAATAATACGGCTACAGCTGTGCATAAGTCACGCTACTCATTATTTGCAGATCGAGTACAGGATACTGCCATCGCTATAACGTCGTTAAAAGCCCATATTGTCTCCTCTTTGTCAATTTCCTGCAACGCAATTTATAATATCCGTCATCGAGACTACTCAGTGGGCGGTTCTCTGACCCAGACCCGAATCTACCGATCGATTGACATTGTTGACATTCCTTGGTTTCGATTTCCGGATGTGACAAGACTTCTTGGGTGAGAGACTCGAAACAGGAATAGGAGGATCGACCTGATCAACCCGATTCTGATCGGAAGAAATAGTTGGCACCGTGACAATCGGTTTCACGAAGGAAGCCACTGGCGTGACGGTGTGCGATGGCTGAGTGGCGATGTCACAGTAGTTGCCCGGTCGGACAATCTGGTTCTGGACGTAGGTTGTTGCGTTGAGGGCATCAGACACTTGGAAGACACTGGGGTATTGTCGGGAGTTAATTACAGCATCTCAAGGAATGTGCCTACAATGCAGTTTTTGTTGACTTACAGCGACGTTTTGGCAGGGTTACTGACGTTCCAGAGAAAGGATGATTCAGTAACGTTATCGAACGAGTTGGTCCAGTTGACCCCGGTGTAGTATCCTCCAATACCaatttgaagatgatatGGCGACTGGCAACCACGTTAGTATGAAAGACTCAGGGCAGATGCAACTTACTGCACCGAGGCTGGTGTCTCCCCAAGAGATATTGACTTGGTGACCTTCGCATAATTTGCCAGAGTCGACGGAGAGAGTCATGCCATTGATGGGTGCTCCTGAACGCTCTTTGAACGGTGTCGCCGAAGCTAAGAGGGCAGGTAAACAGAGAGTGAGAATAGCAATCCCGGGGAACATTTTGTTGTTCGAATTCTCTTCTGAAAGGATCAGCTAAAGAATGCGATAGTTAACCGCctggaaggagaaggttgaaAGAGGAATGGAAATGAGGAGTCATAAATCATCGCCTTTTTGTCATGAATCTTGGGAGGCCAAGTATATGTGTCGAAACGGGGTGTAACATCCCAGACTGGTCGTGCAGTGCATTTCCGGCCTAACAAAGCTGCAAGTTACACGAAAGTGATTGATGGGCCCTTTCTAAGTTTGCACGCATGCAAGCGTCGCTCGCGACTTGCTATTACTTTCCGTCTACTATAAACTACATTATTCTACAACAAGGAAGACCATCGCGTACaatttgtctttttttctgCCATACTACTTTTTACaaggccgaagaagaacaacTCTATTATTAAACTCTCAAGCTATACACACATACTAGGGTTGGACGCGGGACGAGCGTAATTCTTTATTTTATCATGTACAAGCACTATCAACTTTCGTGCAGCAGCGTTAATAGAGGAATGGCCAGAATTGAAATGCATTTTTACACTGGGAAGAAGTAGCTGCagaacgaagaaaaagattgCAGACAGTGCGTGAATAATTAAATGGGAATGTGGGTGTTTTTTAAGGTCATAGAGGAACAGGGTTACTGTATGATAGCCGCGGGACATGGGCGCGTAATAAATCTTCCTCGGCGTAAGTTATTGTGACTATTTATTCTTTTCCCCCATTCTACATACATTACTTGGGACATTCCTTTTATTTTCGCCCTGTAAAATCTCACACCTGTATCAGAAGTATCCGCAATCCTCATCTGGCCTCCTCAAAACTCCATAAACCCATCCGATCCTTCtatcttccatctcccacttccaccTCACATCTACTCAGCTCGTCCCATTCACAACAAAATGGCCTCTCCACCAATCCCTACCTTCCAGAACGGCAGGTCCATCTGTCTCGCAACTTCTACCGCAACTCTTGTAGAACCCACAGAACGTACGCCTCTTCTCAAGGAGGTTCAAAATGGTACTGGCAAGCCTGTATCCCCCCCTCAGTATGAccacgaagaagaaggggcagaaggcaaggaggtTGAGCTTCTCGTTCCCGGCAAATCTAATTTTTCCCAGACTGTAAGCGTTTCGCCTCCCCCTATCATGTTTAGAAAAATCCTTTTAATGCTCGATACAGCTGTTGAATGTCCTCGGCGACTTGATTGGGACAGGTCTTCTTGCTTGCCCTATTGCTATCGCTCATGCTGGTTGGGTCCTTGGTCCCTTGCTTCTATGCCTCGTCTCTGGGATCACTTTGTGGACGTGAGTCATGAATCTGCACGGCCCGTGGCTGTTTTTACTGACACTTTCTGCAGTCTTAAGATTCTTATTAGGATTATCGAAAAGGACCGCAGCATGCGAAACTTTGCAGACGTCGCAAGATACAGTCTAGGTGCCCGAGCCGAAAAATGGACTACTGCCATGTTCGTCTCCGATTGCTGCATCTGGATGTAAGTTTTGCGTCCTTTTTGCTATACTATTCCTGCTGACTTTATAACGTAGTATCGCCCTCATCGTACTTTTCTCCGACTCCTTCGAAGTGGTCTTGCCCATGTTCACCAGTAATCAATGGAAAGTCATTGGTCTTGTCGTGTACGTCTTATTCATCAATTCAAGACATTGATTGTCTCCTAACTCTCATCCAGTATCGTCCCACTGAACTTTATCCCTCTTCGCTTCCTTGCTTGGACTTCTGCCCTGGGTATTACGTCCACTTGGACCCTTGTTGCCATCCTCATTTTCACCGGTTTGGCCACGCCAAATTCCCCTGGGTCAGTATTGGACCCAGCTCCCACTGATCTCTGGCCTGCACATGGTCTCGTCAAGCTCGGTCTTTCTTTTGGATTGCTCATCTCTGGTTTTGGCGGCCATTTCCTCGTTCCCAACTTGATTAGGGACATGAAGCATCCCGAGCAGGCCGAAAGGGTCTGTGAAGTTGGATATGGTATCTGTATCATTGTCTACGCGTTGGTCAGTGTGTTCGGTTATTTGATGTTTGGCAGGGACGTCTCCGATGAGGTAAGTTGGGCGCTTGCAAGTTAATGTTGATACCCGGCTGACCTTCCATTAGATAAGCCGAGATCTTGCGAAGACCTCAGCCTTTTCCCCTCTCATGGCTCAAATTGCCGTCTGGATGGTCGCTATCAACCCTCTTACCAAACTTCCTCTCGGACTTCGACCTGTAAGTTACTTTGACGGGACAGCCTGTGGTTGCGGTTACTAAACATCATCATAGCTCACCGACATCGTCTACTCTGCCCTGCGGCTTCAATCCACTACCTTCGTTCCCAAGATTCACGTGTCCTACGCTGAATCCAGTGAACccgatgaggaagacgacgagcTTTGCTCTCCTATCACCTCTAACTCCCCGACCGTGttatcctccttctctgcctCTACTATCTCTGCCGCTACATCTATCACCCTGGAAAACGAACACTACAGCCATGCTTTATCCACTGCTCAGCGCCGGCATGACCGACGAGAACAACTCAAAGCTATTTTCCGTGCGCTCATCACCATTGTGCTCCTTGGTGTTTTCGTTCTTGGTGCCCTTGCGTTCCCATCGTTCGAGACGCTCATGAGCATTATGGGCGGCGGAATGAGTATCATCACTTGCATTCTTATCCCTATTGCAGCGGGCGCCAACATCTGGGGATGGCGATGGTACTCAATACTACTTTTTGGCCTGTCGGCCGTGGTTTGTGTTATTGGTGTCGTCTGTGCGTGTTTGAACAATGGAGATGCTTGAGtgttttttgttttttatttattttttggTATACATGTGTGGTCAAAAGGGGACCAAATCAAGCCCCACTGGGTAGTCGTCCTGCAGCATTAGAGTGATAGAGAAGCATCAAGCATTTGTACATTACAATTTCATTtctttcatcattcatcatctgtTTTCATAGTTTCCTTCATTTTTGGTCGCCAAATGGTGACACACGGTCCCTTCTTGTTGTAGTGATAAATAGGATCACATGAAGCAACTAAAAATCATGCATGTCCCAGACAATAATTAAATACAGTAAGGAAACGATCTAGATACATCTTCGCAAACATCAAGGCTAGTGAAAATCGATGGGTATCTAAGGAGCAAGTTTGGAAACATCCGCAGACTTGGCTTTCCCTTCCAGAATCATCTCAGAAAGGACCTTGCCAGTTCCCGGGCCTTGTGTAATACCCCAACAGCTCAGACTGTAGGTTGTTAATAAATCAATATCTGCAAAAACTATTACTGAACAATGCAACTCACCCAGATCCTACATAGACTCCCTCCACCCCTCTAACCTTTCCGATCAAAGGTCTGCCACGGTCGGCGATCGGCAGATAGCAAGCCTGTTCAGAAATCACCTCTGCACCTCTTTCCAGGGTGAAAACAGGCGATAACGATTGAGATTGTTTGTGAAGCTTGGCGATAGCGGATTTAGATGGTGAGACTTCTGCcgcagaaggaggaagaggtacGCCGTCACCTGCGCCACATCTGGTACAAACGTGAGTATCAAGATAGTGAAATATTCAGTCGGCTTACATGTATGTAGTACCTGAGCCGTTTATCAGTTTGAGCTTCTCCAAGAATGATAGGTAGGTTACTCACCGTCCGGTCTAGTGTATACCTCAGGCTCACCCACTGAGCCATCTTCCAATGTCATGCTGGTAAACAAGCAAGTGGCAGACAGTTCCTCCTTGGTTTTTAAAATGATACTGTGTGCTCTGTGACCTTGTACACCCAATCTGCTACCAATTTTCTCACCCAGCAGCTGCCCCGCGAGCCTACCAGTCCAAGGGCCAGCAGCGATCACAACCACATCAGCGTCAATTTCTGTTTTCTCCCCTTCGGGAGAAACAATGCCAATCGACTTTGATGCACCGCCCTCTAGGTTGAGAGACTTTACAGTACCGATGACAACTGAGGTTGACGGCTGTTCCAGGAACTTATTGGCGAAAAATGTGGTGAAAAGCCGCGGATGAACCTGGGCTGTCGTTGTGTGCGACCCAAGGGTGCGAGAAGAATGCACAAGGCCATTCCGTAACCAGGGTAAAGGCGATGCTTTTCTCGACATGCTTGTGGCGTCCGTCTCGATAGACTGCGGCCAGGGTCAATATTGCTAGAGGTATTGCGAAACAGACAGGGTCTCTcatttgctgatgaataCCATGAAAGCAACGTCCAAAACCAGATTCCTCCGGGGCCGCTTCTTGAAAGTAGTCAAAGTTGACTGAAGATTGGGAAAGTTGCAAAAACTTGGTGGTTGTTGATAGTCCACAAACGAGAGACCCCCAATATTAGCAATCACTTACTAAAGTCTCAACTGTTCTATATCCCCACTTTTCTTTGCCTCCGAATTCCTCTGCAAGGGAAGCGTGCAAATCAAAACTGAATTCACTCAAGCTGGAAGTCGAAGTACCATGCCAGTCTTTGGCAAGGAAGCCACCGCTAAAGCCACTAGCCGCTGCAGCAATTTTGGTGCCTTCCACGATGGTAATGCTGGTGCTTGACGACCTTTGTGGGTGAGTCGAAAGAAAGTACGCGGTGGATACACCAGCGATGCCACCACCGATAACGACTATATTCTTtggggaggatgatggagtCATTTTTCAATACTGCTTCCAATATGGAGGTAtaaaaggaaggaagggaaagggataAAAGCTGGAGTTAGATCTACGTAGGTGACTGTGATTTGTATATGTTGTCGTGAACTGAAGAGTTCGGAGGACGGGAAACAGTGGTACGTCATCAGGAGCGGCGATGGCCGCggggggaggggatggGTATATTATCACCAGGGGCAGATGATACTGCATACTAACCCTACCCGCCCAACTCTCCTCGACCCACCACAGCCATGTCCGCCCCCTCAGGAATAAAGGTCGCAGACGATCTCACAGCAGCGTTCACAGCAGCCCTCGCCAACCCACAAGACACAAGGgccctcgtcttcatcatcgacGGTGGTCCGTAACAAACACTCCCTACCACACGTCTTACTGACACCTCCCTGCAGAGTCGTTCAAGCACCATGCCACCGTAAAACCCAAGGGATCCTACAAAGACGACATTGCGCTCGTTCCTGAGGTCCTTCCTAGCCCAAAGACTCCGGCGAGCTTCGCATACAGGCTCGATAGCAAGGACAGTGGGAAATGGGACTGGATGATGGTCACGTTCGTGCCAGACGATGCTGGGGTGCGTTGCAGAGTCGCTCTCCCATTAGCCAATGATCCTTTTGCTAATTCTATGGGTTAGGTGCGTGCAAAGATGCTTCAAGCATCGTCAAGGTCAGGCTTGATGAAGGTTCTCGGAGCCAACAACTTCAAACACGATTGGTTCGCGACTTCTATCGTTTGTCTTGCCTTTCGCTTTGCTCTGTACACGGCTAACTTGGCGAGTAGTCGgatctctctccttcagcACTCACGGCCCATCTCAatcatctttcatctcctccgcctctcaGTGCATCTGAAGCCGCCCTGGCAGAAGTCCGGGAGGCCGAAGCTGCTGAGGCTAAGCGTGCGGCTTTGGACCCCGAGAGCCAAGCGCGCAGGAACAAGGCAGTTGTAGGCCTTGGAGGGAAAATGAACTGGGGCGAAGGTGTGGTGGAGGCCCTGCAAAAGGTCGCGCAGAGAAGTGATGATGGTTGGGTTGTTGTTCTTGTAAGTTTCCGTTTATCTCAGTATACATGTAGCTCATACTCATACCACCAATTCAAAGGAAATCCCCTCTTCAAACCCTGGGTCAATAGCCCTTCTCAAGTCAGAGGCCTGTATACCTTCTCAACTTACCTCCAAACTTCCGGGAAAGTCTCCTTGCTATGTCTTCTATTCCCACCCTACTCCCCCATCGACTCGTAATGTTCCCAAGTCGCCCTCTGCTCCCATCGGAGCTCCTCGTAACACGTTTCAAGGGTCTCAAGGTGGGGTAAGAGTTGTCAACGCCTCATTCGGCTCTCCTGCTGTAGAAGCTGGAGAAAATGTAGAAAGTGAAGAGCCCGAGCCTGGTGCCAGTCCTACGCAGGAGGAGACTGCGGAAGCTGTTGGCAAAGGACGAGTTATTTTTGTATACTGCTGTCCTTCGAACAGTCCAGTAAAGTATAGAATGATTTACTCAACAACTGTTAGGGGCATGCAACAGGACGCTATCGACAAGGCTGGTGTTGAGATTGTCGCCAAGGTACGTACAAGCCCATTCCTTTCGCACACTACTTGGCTGATTGCTCAATAGCTCGAAACATCAGACCCCTCCGAACTCACTGAATCCCACTTGAAATCCTCTCTGCCATCTTACAAACCTACGCATTCTAGCTCACTACCGACACCTACTTCTACCACTCTTGGGGGCCGCTCCTTTGGTACTCCCACAATGTTTGGCCAGCCTCGGCCTTCCCTACCCGTTCGTTCGGCTACTCAAgtacctcttcctccttctgggGCTTCAACTCCGGCTACggagggagaaaaggagggtgaggaagatggtaAAGACAGCATCAGGAAGGCATTTGACGCATTTGGACCAAGGATCAATAATGCCAGCGGTGGTGGGTTTGCGAGACCCAGACCTGCAGGAAGGAGGTAGAAAAGAAGGTTATGAAGCAGCTTGTGGGGTTCCATTCGCCTACTTGATTTAAGAATCGTTCCAGGTATAAAAAGGTTAAGTGCTTGTAGATTGACATTATTGCAGAGGTATGAATTTACGTGGAAGCGTACAGTGTGAAGAAGCCGATAGTACTACTACGTAGTAGAACGAAGGGAGGAGGGTCGGTGGTGGGTGTGGTGATGATTGATGactgctgatgatgatgatgattgcTTGCTTGATGAAAGTTGCAAAACTAACGCCACGTCACGACGATGATTTTAATTAAATAATAAATAAGCCCTTACTTGGGCGCGGTCTGCGCCGCCGCGCTCCTCtttctgctgctgttgaaTTTCTGATCTGCAGCGTTCTCCAACAAAGTTGTATCTATATATCTTTTTGAATAAGCTTCTGGAGTGACATACAATAGGTTTTCAATAAAAAATATCTACCATATCGACCTTCATATTTTCCTTCTAGAAAATCGAGCCAGCTACAATGTCTCCTGCTACCGAAACCGCTACCCAGGGTCTTCCCCCTGTGGACCAGATGACCAGCCGTGACTAGTACGTCTTTCGTTTATTTGACTTACGAGGGACCCGCACTGACGATATATATTTGTAGCTATGCTGACAGGTAAGACGCTTTCTTTAAACAAACGGAAGCTAGTCTAGAATTATGGTGCTGACAATATTTGATAACATAGTTACGCCCACTTTGGTTAATTGCTCTTAATATCTTTTCAAGTATCTGCGAAGCTGATATTCGATACAGGTATCCACGAAGAGATGCTCAAGGACTCGGTCCGAACACTCTCCTACCGTAACGCCATTATGCAGAACCCCCACCTCTTCAAGGACAAGGTGGTTCTTGATGTTGGCTGCGGTACTGGCATTCTTTCCATGTTTGCCTCTAAGGCAGGTGCCAAGCTGGTTATCGGCATTGACATGTCCAATATTTTGGATCAGGCTGAAAAGATTGTCAGGGCTAATGGCTTTTCCGAGGACCGTAAGTGTCGCCGTCGATCTTTGAATATGTACATACCCGTCGGCAGATGCTGAATTACTTGCTTTGCAGAGATCGTCCTCTTAAAGGGCAAGCTCGAAGATGTGGAACTCCCTGTCAAGCAAGTCGACATTATCATTTCCGAGGTAAATTTTACggaagctgaagatgaAACATGACGTGGACTCACCTGTCTTTGATTTTATAGTGGATGGGTTACTTCTTGCTCTACGAGTCCATGCTCGACACTGTCTTGCTTGCCCGTGACAAGTACCTCGCTCCTAATGGTCTGTTGTTCCCCGACAAAGCTACTATTTTCCTTGCAGCCATTGAAGACCAAGATTacaaagaggaaaagattgaTTGTAAGCATGTTCTTTTTATTTAGAAGGTTCCATGTTAAGCTCTTTAACAGTCTGGAACGACGTCTACGGTTTTGATTACTCTTGTATCAAGGAAATCGCTCTTCGTGAACCTCTTGTTGACTGTGTTGAGCTCCGAGCCGTTGCCACCAACCCTTGCGCTATCAGGCATATCGACATCCGAAcagtgaagaaggaagatctTGCTTTCGATGTGCctttcaagctcaaggctACCCGCAATGACTGTGAGCTTCAATAAGCGGTCAAAATTTCCAGTATTAATGATTGCAAACACAGACATCCATGCTTTCCTTGGCTGGTtcgacatctccttctcatgCTGCCACAAACCCATTAACTTCAGCACCGGTCCTCAGGCCAAGGTAAATAATCTCTTCTCATAATGTTGACAATGCTAATGCCATTGTCAGTACACTCACTGGAAACAAACCGTCTTCTACACCTCTGAGACCCTCACTGTTTCCGTGAGTCTTGTCTGATAACTTAAGAGTCCAATTTCTGACCCCTTTCAATTCtaggaaggagatgtcaTTCAAGGCACCCTTCACTGTGCTCCCAACTCCCGAAATAATCGTGACCTTGATATTATCATCGACTACGAAGTCGCCGGTAGCAACCCTGAGAAGGGTAAGATGGAATACAAGATGTAAGTCGCTCACTGTAACTAGGCCGAGAGAAGCTGATTCTGACTGGTAAAGGTCATAATTGTTGTCTTCATTTTTCCCGATTGGCGTGTAAAGGTACTAGATACAGTTTTAAGGATCTTATTGGGGATCGCCCTCGCATAATATACCCATGCAAATTGTTTAGAGCTTCTATATGCATGATTGAGCCATACTGTGATCTATCCGCCaagcttctttctctctccccacGATTCGTCTACTCTATTCAACTCTCCCTGTATCTTCTTGACGCtatctttcctctcctttctgGCTTCGGTCCATCCACTGGGGATATCCACTCCGTCAAGCTCCAGAAGTGCCTTTAATAACATTTCACTCAACCTCGCATGTTCCTTTTGTAGCACTTCAAACGCAGGAATCTTCGCAGGACGGTTTGTAGCGTGTGGGGAGGTATATGAAACAAACATTGCGATGCTGGGGACCAAAGGATCCAGCAATGAACTGACAAGCGACTTGATCCAGTCGACAAGGACAGATTCTTTGTCTGTTTGCGGCTGCTTGGGCTTTTTCACCGGTGTAATAGTAGGCTTGGGCGCAGCCGTAGGAGGAACAGGAACATCTCCACCCTTTCCAACTAATACAAGCGTTGCACCCTCTGTGATACCGTAGGCGCTGACCGTGAGAGAAGTGTCTTTCAACACAGCACCTTTATATATGAGCTTGAGTGAGTCAAGAGACAGGCCAGTCTGATTAGACAAAGTCGCAAGTAGGGTAGAAAGCGGTGTTATTGAAGGTTGAGGAACGGGAATATTAAATCTGGCCCCCGCATCGTATGAGCTACAATCTCTGATAGCTCGCTGTCCGGGGCAGCACTTACCGTTCGCGACCCCATTTCACCTGGATGGTAATTGCACCTGAGGCCTCCTGAGCCTGAGCGCGTCTGAATGGATTAAAGAACGACACGGTGGAAGTTtttgaagaaagaaggaaggtgtCTATAGATGTTTAATCAGCAAGAGAGTTGTGGAGAGGATGCCAAGTGGTATAGTACGTGAGGGAGAAAAGCGTACAGAGTGGATCGAGTACTGATTCCAGCTTGGGTGCGTCGAAAAAGGTCAGGTGTCGAGTGAAAGAATTCTATTGGTTCACACAATAATCAAGAATCAAAGGAGGAATACAGAGCACGCAGCAAGAACCGGCATCCACGTTGAAAACGGACTGAAAATACTAACGTATTCATTCAGTCATCATCGACGCTACTTCCTTTATCCAAGAGTTGTCCCGATCCATGTACGTTCATTTGTTCATTAATTTGAATAATTAAGCAGCACTAGGGCACGGAGTACGCAATTTATCCGCTCCACCATTAACGTCTGCCAATAATATTCGGGAGAGTGGATTTTCATATTTAATCCCGAACGCCCTCCTACGAATCAGCTCCTGGTCTTTCCGAGGCTTTTGGTCAGTCGAACTACATTCGTTCaaatctcttctcttctcaatccCCCGCTCTCCACTCAACC
This window of the Cryptococcus neoformans var. neoformans B-3501A chromosome 2, whole genome shotgun sequence genome carries:
- a CDS encoding hypothetical protein (HMMPfam hit to Aa_trans, Transmembrane amino acid transporter protein, score: 119.4, E(): 8.2e-33) — protein: MASPPIPTFQNGRSICLATSTATLVEPTERTPLLKEVQNGTGKPVSPPQYDHEEEGAEGKEVELLVPGKSNFSQTLLNVLGDLIGTGLLACPIAIAHAGWVLGPLLLCLVSGITLWTLKILIRIIEKDRSMRNFADVARYSLGARAEKWTTAMFVSDCCIWIIALIVLFSDSFEVVLPMFTSNQWKVIGLVVIVPLNFIPLRFLAWTSALGITSTWTLVAILIFTGLATPNSPGSVLDPAPTDLWPAHGLVKLGLSFGLLISGFGGHFLVPNLIRDMKHPEQAERVCEVGYGICIIVYALVSVFGYLMFGRDVSDEISRDLAKTSAFSPLMAQIAVWMVAINPLTKLPLGLRPLTDIVYSALRLQSTTFVPKIHVSYAESSEPDEEDDELCSPITSNSPTVLSSFSASTISAATSITLENEHYSHALSTAQRRHDRREQLKAIFRALITIVLLGVFVLGALAFPSFETLMSIMGGGMSIITCILIPIAAGANIWGWRWYSILLFGLSAVVCVIGVVCACLNNGDA
- a CDS encoding hypothetical protein (Match to EST gb|CF191546.1|CF191546), whose amino-acid sequence is MSAPSGIKVADDLTAAFTAALANPQDTRALVFIIDGESFKHHATVKPKGSYKDDIALVPEVLPSPKTPASFAYRLDSKDSGKWDWMMVTFVPDDAGVRAKMLQASSRSGLMKVLGANNFKHDWFATSISDLSPSALTAHLNHLSSPPPLSASEAALAEVREAEAAEAKRAALDPESQARRNKAVVGLGGKMNWGEGVVEALQKVAQRSDDGWVVVLEIPSSNPGSIALLKSEACIPSQLTSKLPGKSPCYVFYSHPTPPSTRNVPKSPSAPIGAPRNTFQGSQGGVRVVNASFGSPAVEAGENVESEEPEPGASPTQEETAEAVGKGRVIFVYCCPSNSPVKYRMIYSTTVRGMQQDAIDKAGVEIVAKLETSDPSELTESHLKSSLPSYKPTHSSSLPTPTSTTLGGRSFGTPTMFGQPRPSLPVRSATQVPLPPSGASTPATEGEKEGEEDGKDSIRKAFDAFGPRINNASGGGFARPRPAGRR
- a CDS encoding hypothetical protein (Match to ESTs gb|CF188847.1|CF188847, gb|CF188337.1|CF188337, gb|CF188848.1|CF188848), whose amino-acid sequence is MSPATETATQGLPPVDQMTSRDYYADSYAHFGIHEEMLKDSVRTLSYRNAIMQNPHLFKDKVVLDVGCGTGILSMFASKAGAKLVIGIDMSNILDQAEKIVRANGFSEDQIVLLKGKLEDVELPVKQVDIIISEWMGYFLLYESMLDTVLLARDKYLAPNGLLFPDKATIFLAAIEDQDYKEEKIDFWNDVYGFDYSCIKEIALREPLVDCVELRAVATNPCAIRHIDIRTVKKEDLAFDVPFKLKATRNDYIHAFLGWFDISFSCCHKPINFSTGPQAKYTHWKQTVFYTSETLTVSEGDVIQGTLHCAPNSRNNRDLDIIIDYEVAGSNPEKGKMEYKMS
- a CDS encoding hypothetical protein (Match to EST gb|CF188257.1|CF188257; HMMPfam hit to ubiquitin, Ubiquitin family, score: 37.9, E(): 2.8e-08); the protein is MNVHGSGQLLDKGSSNSFTRHLTFFDAPKLESVLDPLYTFLLSSKTSTVSFFNPFRRAQAQEASGAITIQVKWGRERFNIPVPQPSITPLSTLLATLSNQTGLSLDSLKLIYKGAVLKDTSLTVSAYGITEGATLVLVGKGGDVPVPPTAAPKPTITPVKKPKQPQTDKESVLVDWIKSLVSSLLDPLVPSIAMFVSYTSPHATNRPAKIPAFEVLQKEHARLSEMLLKALLELDGVDIPSGWTEARKERKDSVKKIQGELNRVDESWGERKKLGG
- a CDS encoding hypothetical protein (HMMPfam hit to Hep_59, Hepatocellular carcinoma-associated antigen 59, score: 49.9, E(): 6.8e-12) gives rise to the protein MFKKRSRPTSVRDKSRIEEAEGSGNEEKVASGSGTPIVDEQEDDTGRTVEELLMLKKLKKSQSRQGIDLEKLNRGEEMKRKGKKKEDPAEKYGLQPGRGMGRGDGEKEKDEEMEDEAERAKRLVRVNNFTQQTNALDVDKHMMAYIEAELAKRRGQAADTTDKSAIEDNDPQAELYRIAEKYQFETRKKKADDEGNVTNSLGMLTSIPEVDLGMDNRLKNIEMTEKAKRDMLEQRKQEAAAAAAAAKEAEDPGYSAARFYRPNQKSASDIYVNSEKRRTTGVPRQESATDEQVYERFKKRMKR